A genomic region of Arachis stenosperma cultivar V10309 chromosome 9, arast.V10309.gnm1.PFL2, whole genome shotgun sequence contains the following coding sequences:
- the LOC130949816 gene encoding uncharacterized protein LOC130949816 — protein MDHSSEGSLMKKKTIEEAIDVIETVAENEYFYTSERTPKKTPNDPHSKTYNPGWKNHPNFGWGNQQNQNQDHNKLYPSNQHPNHNPNHQTGNHRPYHNSQNTSYHNNQPIHNNLNQDTPPSTMQPCEIKSNFERMEAAIAQLSSQISGAVSSLMDRQAQTDRRIDANQEEYRSNLKNQGAAILKLEAQVGILSKQIPLSTHTFPSDTMANPRGECKSITLRRGKIVEEETSSKDNHEDVASKHGNEDERETPASPPPKPVLKAYVPKAPYPQRLRKDGKVGQFSKFLEIFKMLQINIPFAEVLEHMPLYAKFLKKLITKKRNWEAKETIVLTEECSAIIQKKLPQKLKDRGSFQIPCIIGDITIEKALCDLGASINLISLTMMRRMKIEEAKPTRMALQLAD, from the exons ATGGATCATTCTTCAGAAGGCTCACtcatgaaaaagaaaaccattgaagaggccatagatgtcattgaaactgtaGCTGAAAATGAGTATTTCTATACCTCAGAAAGGACTCCAAAGAA AACACCAAATGACCCACACTCTAAGACATACAACCCaggttggaagaaccacccaaactttgggtggggaaatcaGCAAAACCAAAACCAGGACCACAACAAGCTTTATCCATCAAATCAACATCCCAACCACAACCCCAACCATCAAACAGGGAACCATAGACCCTACCATAACTCACAAAATACATCATACCATAACAACCAACCCATACACAACAACCTCAATCAAGATACACCACCATCAACTATGCAACCATGCGAAATCAAGAGCAACTTTGAGAGGATGGAGGCTGCAATAGCACAACTATCATCCCAGATTTCAGGGGCAGTCTCCTCTCTCATGGACAGACAAGCACAAACTGATAGAAGGATAGATGCTAATCAAGAGGAATACAGGtcaaatctgaaaaatcaaggTGCAGCAATCTTAAagttggaagcacaagtgggcatCCTGTCCAAGCAAATCCCACTTTCCACACACACATTTCCCAGCGATACCATGGCTAATCCAAGAGGGGAATGCAAATCCATAACTCTAAGACGTGGGAAGATTGTAGAGGAAGAAACCTCAAGCAAAGATAATCATGAAGATGTTGCATCAAAACATGGGAACGAGGATGAAAGGGAGACCCCGGCTTCACCTCCACCCAAACCAGTCTTGAAGGCTTATGTGCCAAAGGCACCATACCCACAAAGACTGAGAAAAGATGGGAAGGTTGGCCAGTtctctaagttcctagagatcttCAAGATGCTCCAAATCAACATACCATTTGCTGAGGTATTAGAACATatgccactctatgccaagttTTTAAAGAAGCTTATAACCAAAAAAAGGAACTGGGAGGCAAAAGAAACCATAGTATTGACTGAGGAATGTAGCGCTATCATACAGAAGAAGTTGCCTCAAAAGCTGAAAGACCGGGGGAGTTTTcaaatcccctgcatcataggggacaTTACTATTGAGAAAGCTTTGTGTGATTTGGGAGCTAGCATAAACCTTATATCCCTAACCATGATGAGAAGgatgaagattgaggaagccaagccaacaagaatggcactcCAATTAGCTGACTGA